Genomic window (Danio rerio strain Tuebingen ecotype United States chromosome 24, GRCz12tu, whole genome shotgun sequence):
TCAGCGTACAGCAGTAGTTATGGATACCCGCCAAGCTCTTTGGGCCGGGCCATTGCTGATGGACAGGCTGGATTTGGTAGTGACACGCAACTTAGTAAAGTTCCAGGGCTCAGTAGTATCGATCAGGGAATGGCAGGACTGAAGCTCGGCTCTGACATGTCAGCTGTTACGAAAACTGTTGGGTCTCCTTTAGGAGGGACGGTGGGTATGAGTAGCATGGCCGCTAACAGCATGCCACCTGTCAGCTCCTCTGCACCGAAACCCACTTCATGGGCAGCCATCGCGAGGAAACCTGCAAAGCCTCAGCCTAAGATGAAGCCGAAGCCCAACATGATTTTGGGAAGCGGCGTCACAATTCCTCCTCCGCCAATAAAGCATAACATAAACATTGGGACTTGGGAGGACAAAGGGTCCATCACCAAACCCCCTCTTGCGCAGCAGATGCTGCCCCCTCAGCAGTTGGTACAGCAGCAACTCTTGGCCCAACCTCCACCCATGCTTCAAAGTCCTTTGCCACCTCAACACCAACCCCAACACCAGCAGCTCCAGGTCCAATCTCCCCAGCACCCTCAGCATCTTCCCCCAGGTCCTCCCCACCATCACTCGCAGCCAGGACCTCCACAGCCCCTGCACCCATCTCAGGCGCAGAACCCCCTAATCCAAAACCGCTGGGTGGCCCCTCGGAACCGAGGAACCATGTTTAACCAGAACAGCGGCATGGATAACTTTGGCCTTGGGACAGGAGTCCCCATGAGCTCATCGCCTTCCTCCAGCGAGGTTCATCCCGTGCTGGAAAAGCTTAAGGCCCTCAACAATTACAACCCCAAAGACTTCGACTGGACCTTGAAAAACGGACGGGTCTTCATCATCAAGAGCTACTCTGAGGACGACATCCACCGCTCCATCAAGTACTCCATCTGGTGCAGCACAGAGCATGGAAACAAGCGCCTGGATGGTGCCTACCGCTCGCTCAGTGCCAAAGGTCCACTGTACCTGCTCTTTAGTGTCAATGGCAGTGGACACTTCTGCGGCGTGGCGGAGATGAAGTCAACCGTGGACTATAACGCGTATGCTGGCGTCTGGTCCCAGGATAAATGGAAGGGCAAGTTTGAGGTGAAATGGATCTTTGTTAAGGACGTGCCCAATAACCAGCTCCGGCACATCCGCTTAGAAAACAATGACAACAAGCCTGTCACCAACTCCAGAGACACTCAGGAAGTGCCCCTAGAGAAAGCAAAGCAAGTGCTTAAAATTATTGCGACTTTCAAGCATACCACCTCAATCTTTGACGATTTTGCACATTACGAAAAGCGGCAGGAGGAAGAGGAAGCCATGCGAAGGGTAAGCGCAGCTTTCTGCCACTCTTCACAATAGCAGAAAGCAGGCACTGCACCTTTAGATCTCATAAACATTGTTATGTTTTAGTGCTGTCAGCATGTCTGTTTCTTTCCTAAGGTAGTTTTTTGAATAGCAGCTCATTTCTGATCCAGATTAGCCTTTCTGTCTCTCATATGTTTTAGAAACAAGCAGCAGCAAGACAAAACCAGTGCAGTCagtcataatttaaaatgaaatgtttgatATGGTAGCTCAATACATCATTACAGGAGGTGAAGAAATGCAACGTTTGTGTATTATTTCTCAACACGGCTTGCACATATTTCACACATTTCCTCATATTTCAATTAGCTGAAGTGTCAGCAGATAAGTATTGTGTAATAATTTGAAGTAACTGACTAAGAAGTCTCTACCAATCAACAAAAGCCTGGTGTTGAGCAGTGGCACCAATCAGTCAGATTTCCCATTAATAGATTAGACTTGCATCATTTCCTGCCCAACCAGCTCATATAATTGATATTTGTGTCCATTAACTTGCCACCAGCTGCATTTTATCCTTGTTATACACATAGCATTCACATAAGAGGTTACTTGATTTTGCTGGTTTACTAGGTCAGATTTTTAAGGATGAGCGTGTCTTTCTTtacaacaaatatacattttgtatCTTAATATAGCTGAAATTTTATTACCTACAATGTTTTGCCATTACATACCTGTAAAGAAGAATCATGAAGTATTTTTTTAGTTCAGACCAATATTACTACAAATGTTTGAAATGtctattaaagagcccatattatacatgaaataaggtcatatcttggttgtaagggtctccaacaacagtctaatatgcatgcaaggtcaaaaaacactttcatggtcttataatctgcatttatttttatctaattatcccagcgactcctgtatgaatcgtccagtgattcatttgttcccaaacccctccttagcgcgaagctaatctgcgctgattgggccgatgacagtctgtcgcgattggtcgactgccttcagtcagagagggaaatggccaatagctaatcagcaatttaaaaagtaatcacagttcatacacgctcgatagtgtagaagtggactttagctgccacactatggcgagtggatagtgccacggataaccgaacgaaggagacagtcgtgtactcgccataccacacacacacaaaaacacacacacacctccggatgacaacgctcccgcttcagcccgcacccgccaggttttagcctgagaacccgctccgttttctgcccgccgcgcccggtcccgctagagcggagaacacaaccaaatatcacccagtatacagtccagacagccaagctgtctgtatcaaaacacacacacagcacaaagtacacaaagctcgttcgttcgttcgctctctctctcgctctctctctctctccccgcgccagatttctgcggcgcgggaatacatttccgaataaatcgcgggagcagaactctagcacggagctccataaacaaacagcacgcgtcgcgtttttaacgtgactttgcacgcgataagataatatatccagttaacctgatacagtactcgcggttacaagtaacaaatcacaactaaatacatttgcaagctagagtaaacgaggcaacaactttaaccgcacgtacttacacttgagaaatgtaggaagaaacccatcctgacgtccatcagttactctttactgatccttcctttaacaaactcagatgaagtattctttgtagcatgtagcttccagaagtttccaactgcttggctataatgctgatgtttcatctttgggtagagactcaatataatatccatctgcagtgtgacttcaatcgaccggcatgtttgtgtgcgtgtgtttgtgggtgtgcgtgtgtttgtgggtgtgtgtgtgtgtgtgtctgggttactgcgtcagagggcggggcctcaggtttgaaatctcccgggtttgcgcgtgcacgtgaaaaactttgtttcgttcgtacgtcatggcgaaacacctaatgagtcggtatcaaggcgactcgtttgaagcactatgattcgactcttttatagatgaatcaacagttttaaacactgtattcttacagatttaagccttagctggatacttcacttcacttagagctgtgttacacactacatggaggggaattttcaaaaacccataatatgggctctttaaactaaAAGTTTGCATTTGATGTGTTAAATAGATAGTTCACCTAGAAATAAAAACTTTGCCATTTACTCACCATGATATGGAAGTCCTATAGGGccatgaattaaatatttttttttctcgttttGTCATGATCACGACTTGAATATCTtgtgatctcgacataacaaaaagttgttttctttttcacgagttatttttttgcttttatttatttatgtattattaataataataataataaaggtgttCAGAACAGCCATATTATGAGGGCAAATACTCGTGCTCatgattaatttacatttatgattATATTCACGTATGAGATTATATACCATTATTTACAATAAGATTTCCTCAACTGGTACCATTTTAAAGCAACTTTATATGGCGCAAAAGAAGTAGCTACATTTATGAATTAAattatgaagaatgattaagaTCCTGCTCTTTCTTTGATCCTTTCCGCaagttatttacaattattttaaaaagtgaatcaCTCCTGCAGCTCAGAGCTGTCTTGAACAGACGCGTAGCGCTTCCCTCATATCTATAGCATAACATGTCCAGCTGAACTCTGAATTTCTATAAAACTGCCTTAACACTTCCATACAAGCCTGCATATTGCACACTTGAACTTGTGTTCCCGTGGCTACGGGTAGGCATATCAAGGGCATCCAGTTTGAAAAAATAGGTTGTGTGGTCGTACATTGGCcagatgttaataaaaataataaataaataaataaaatattcataaataaataaacgcaaaAATAAAGTTGTGTTTAAGTCACAAGGAAACGACTTTTTGTTACGTCAAGATCACAAGAAAATTAAGTTGTGATCACGAGAAAACAACTTTTTCAGGAAAACAAGTTATGTCAAGAGTTACGGGATAATTAAGTCATGAtcataacaaaacaaaagtaaataatatttgaatgcaTGGCCTCTTAGGACTTCTGTATCATCAAGCTGTTTCAAACATCTGAGTTTCAGCTGAGGAATACtgaagaatatatattttaaatgtgggtcaccAAACAGTTGCTGGTCCTTACTTATTGCCATTAAATACTACGGGAACCAGAAACTTAATGCTTTGAAATTTGCTTACTtcaaagaaagaaattcatatggAGTAAATgctaacagaatttttttttgggtgaattaacaTTTAAACTGCTGCTTTTACTCCTCTATATAACCATATTGTGAATTGACTAAATTTATTTGCTGCATGTTTATGGCCTGTATGCAGCACTGCAACTTTAATGCTCCATTACATcagtattagggctgcacgatattgggaaaTTATGCAATATGCGATACTGCTGAGTATTGCAATAATGATATTTCTTgtaatatagaccattttgaaggatgtaaacaaaaacaatggtcccagcgtatttcctgttttacatgttttatttctatagcttccaagaAACCAAAAAGAGCCATATTGATAGATAATGTTAtggtagctgttttaacattaaataaagattgaattgcctcttgttacagttatgaaatagtttgataacaagcaggaaatgttcatgggcccgTGACATGAccgcattgaaatggtctataaaatTCCCCATAAAATatgctatttttaaaaactattcctaaatgtatttatCGTATTCaaataaacaagctaaaaaaaaactatgttaaggtgcaaacatttagactttaaaCCACTGAAATCATCGgcagattttttatgttttatgcaatTTTCATATTTGTCACTTGCCTCTACTGTCGCTATTGGTATTTATTTTCATCTTTCTGAGGCATTGTAGGTTCCCCTTTGGGCCTGGTCTGGCCAATAGCCGAATAGCACCCATTGGGGAGGCAGATGTAAAGATGGTGATCGGTCAAAtttggtaaaaaacaacaacaaaaaaaaactattttgcttgCCATATGAATGATATTAAGTTATTGCACCTCTTTGCAGTATGGATATTGCATATGCTGTTATCATGATAATGATCATTATTTTGATATAGTAAGCAGCCCTAATCAGCATGTTATTCGTCTTGAAAAATAATTGTGCATTTTTTACATAAGACACTTTTGAATTAACTTGTTGATCAAGAACATAAATTGAAATTGCAAAATGTCTTGTTGTACATGGACTAAATTAGCTTTTTTCCAGAGCAACTATCAAACCTCAGATTAGGTGTTCTCCAAACGTTATATTTCATTATCTTACCAATCATGTGTAGATTGCCAAAGCCATAATAAAAtgaactatttaaattaaaaaaggtcTTCGAGGCCTGTGGTTTAATTTGTCAAATCTAAGGCTTGATTTGTGCAATGAAGTGATTTGAATGGTATAGTTTTTATGAAGAAAATGTGTGCGTGGgtgtatgtttgtatatttaaatgATATGTGTAGtctgtgtgtataaataaatatatacaagtaTTCAAGAATGAGGAGCTAATGCAAATAATCCAATTTGTCAGTTTGTGTCTTTGACATTTTGACTTCCGATCCATTCACctactgtttattttgtttctctATATAATAGTGTGGTCAAAACTCTGGCTATAATATAATGAGTAGCTCCAATTACGTTCATTAAAGTCTTCTAGTTGTAGCAGAGTTATGTTGTGTGGAAATACTAATAAGCTTAGACTGAGTCATATATGACACCTTATGTAGCTAATATTCATctgttttaaatggaaaaagCTTGATTTTTCTACAGTGCTTTGCCTAGTAAACTTCTGTTTTCTAATGCATTAACATACATGTTGAGCTATAAATATTCTCAGATTTGTTGATAAGACATGATGAGAGAACACTTCTCCGTAACAAAAAATTGAAGGGTATATTGGCAAAAAAATTGTAATTCAGTCATTATTTGCTCACCCTCGTATTGTTCTAATGCCATATggccttctttctttttttagtcAACAGGAGGAGAAATTAACATGTCCTGTTTACAATCTCTCATTTGATAGCAATCAGtattataaaaaaagtaaaagtatacGAAAAAAATTGCCATATTATGAGTGTTGTACAGTGCATGCGGAaattattcatagcgcttcactttttccacattttttgttacagtcctatttcaaaatggattaaattaatttatttattcaaaattctAAACACAATACTTCATAATGacaatgggattttttttaaattgttgcaaatttataaaaaatagaaaacctgaaaaatcacatgcacataagtattcacagcctttgctaaaTACTTGGttaatgcacctttggcagcaattacagcctcaagtgtttttgaatatgatgccacaagcttggcacatctgTTTTTGGGAGTTTTTGTTCATTCCtccttgcagtacctctcaagctctatcaggttggatgggaagcaatggtgtacagccattttcagatctctccagagatgttcaataggatttagctctgggctctggctgggccactctaTGACATttaccaagttgttgtgaagccactccattgaaattttggtggtgtgctttgggtcattgttttGCTGGAAGATAAACCGTCGCTCCAGTCTGAGgccaagagcactctgaagcaggctttcattcaggatgtctctgtagattgctgcattcatctttcctctATCCTAGTCTTCcggttcctgctgctgaaaaacatcccaacagcacgatgctgccaccaccatgcttcactgtaaggGTTGGTATTAGCGGATGAGCGGTGCCTGATTTTCTTCAAACAGAACGCATGgcatttactccaaagagttcaattttagtctcatcagaccagagaattttgtttcttatggtctgagattctttcagatgccttttggcaaattccaggcagggagtggcttctgtgaccattgggttattgatcaccaacctgactaaggcccttctcccccgattactcagcttagatggccagctaGCTCCAGGAagagtcctggggcctcatgtacgaagacttgcgtggaaatcttactaaaacattgcgtacgcacaaagctgtaaatgtgcgtacgcagaaaaaaattcagatgtatgaaacactgcgtacgccgaatctcacgcatattcttttgtacatccgaatgaacgtgaaactgagcgcaacatgcacgagcgcaaaacccctccctgcctcctcccccgtatgaatatgctaatgactatgctaatggaaaaacccaacgaaaaagcaacggcaaaatcaaacaaaaagagaaactttgaacagaatgtgaattggaggtgctgctttcggaggtagaacggagaaaagcggtgttatttgcaagtttgttctccggaattaacaacaaaagaaaaaaatagagtgggagagtttagctgatacggttaacacagttgggtctgaacatcgcactgagtgcatttaaaaaagaaatagtgtggtttatttctgtaaactgttgcagcacccttagcagtctcagtggcgcacctcataagaagcatatgatcataTGCTGACTCGTTCGAGcacaaactcggttcgaatccagcgtctgatgaactctttcttcttttttttcccgctacatatcagattttgcccactatttatcacgagaaagacaagtaggaatcattaataagtttgtgcatcatattttatttgcacatttattgaatggaaatgtttctgattcacacatgcaaatttatcttcagatagtgtctttatagcaatgtgtgtgcagtagatagctcagattacattgggaaaacaggcgaccgctgcaaattgtgctttaatgtttagctggtcaactgtatggtatggaaatcttacatacctactatatgaacccgtctcatacagctgccattgcaaggctcagacactttgtagagaagaatttaacacaactgcctctaggagtcgccaatggaaataaaacagacacgcacaaaaaatgtgcgtacg
Coding sequences:
- the ythdf3 gene encoding YTH domain-containing family protein 3 (The RefSeq protein has 1 substitution compared to this genomic sequence): MSATTVDQRPKGQGNKVQNGSMHQKDAVNDDDFDNYLSSQSNQSNSYPPMSDPYMPSYYAPSIGFPYSLGEAAWSTAGDPPMPYLTTYGQMSNGEHHFIPDGVFSQPGALGNTPPFLSQHGFNFFPGNADFSTWGTSGSQGQSTQSSAYSSSYGYPPSSLGRAIADGQAGFGSDTQLSKVPGLSSIDQGMAGLKLGSDMSAVTKTVGSPLGGTVGMSSMAANSMPPVSSSAPKPTSWAAIARKPAKPQPKMKPKPNMILGSGVTIPPPPIKHNINIGTWEDKGSITKPPLAQQMLPPQQLVQQQLLAQPPPMLQSPLPPQHQPQHQQLQVQSPQHPQHLPPGPPHHHSQPGPPQPLHPSQAQNPLIQNRWVAPRNRGTMFNQNSGMDNFGLGTGVPMSSSPSSNEVHPVLEKLKALNNYNPKDFDWTLKNGRVFIIKSYSEDDIHRSIKYSIWCSTEHGNKRLDGAYRSLSAKGPLYLLFSVNGSGHFCGVAEMKSTVDYNAYAGVWSQDKWKGKFEVKWIFVKDVPNNQLRHIRLENNDNKPVTNSRDTQEVPLEKAKQVLKIIATFKHTTSIFDDFAHYEKRQEEEEAMRRERNRNKQ
- the ythdf3 gene encoding YTH domain-containing family protein 3 isoform X1; translation: MSATTVDQRPKGQGNKVQNGSMHQKDAVNDDDFDNYLSSQSNQSNSYPPMSDPYMPSYYAPSIGFPYSLGEAAWSTAGDPPMPYLTTYGQMSNGEHHFIPDGVFSQPGALGNTPPFLSQHGFNFFPGNADFSTWGTSGSQGQSTQSSAYSSSYGYPPSSLGRAIADGQAGFGSDTQLSKVPGLSSIDQGMAGLKLGSDMSAVTKTVGSPLGGTVGMSSMAANSMPPVSSSAPKPTSWAAIARKPAKPQPKMKPKPNMILGSGVTIPPPPIKHNINIGTWEDKGSITKPPLAQQMLPPQQLVQQQLLAQPPPMLQSPLPPQHQPQHQQLQVQSPQHPQHLPPGPPHHHSQPGPPQPLHPSQAQNPLIQNRWVAPRNRGTMFNQNSGMDNFGLGTGVPMSSSPSSSEVHPVLEKLKALNNYNPKDFDWTLKNGRVFIIKSYSEDDIHRSIKYSIWCSTEHGNKRLDGAYRSLSAKGPLYLLFSVNGSGHFCGVAEMKSTVDYNAYAGVWSQDKWKGKFEVKWIFVKDVPNNQLRHIRLENNDNKPVTNSRDTQEVPLEKAKQVLKIIATFKHTTSIFDDFAHYEKRQEEEEAMRRERNRNKQ